TGGCACATTCGAaatgtgggtgggtggataAGTAAGTGAGCAAGTGATCGACTGGCGACACTTTGTCGTCTCTCCCTCCCAGGAATATTCAAAGATGATCCACGTCCTGCAGTCCTACTGCATCATCTCCACCGGGGTGCGCATCACGTGCACCAATCAGATCGGCCAGGGCAAGCGTAGCACCGTGCTGTGCACAGGCGGGAGCCCGAGCGTGAGGGACAACATTGGAGCGCTATTTGGCCCTAAACAGGTGAGGATGAGCCCTTGCTTGAATCGCAGTTTTGGGATATCACTATTATCATTACTTTACCACAGCTGAAAGGTTCTGGAAAAAAACTTGAAAATGGGCCATGAAAGTGCTTGAATTTTACTTCgtaaaaggtgtatgaaccctgcataAGACTGCATCTCTTCCTCCACTGCTCGGAGCAAAGTTATCTCGGGGACTAATCTGCCATGAACAcatgttaaatgtagtgtattcTGTTATTTTCTCCTCTATTTAGATAAAGGTGTTTGtctcagaacagaatgaaacaACAATTATCATGAAAGGAATAAGTTGATCTTGTTGACACATGGTGctacctatctatctatctcagcAAAGTGCTTTTATCACAAATGTAAATTTTAGTGTGCATTTCTTGTTCTTAACCTGCTCTTTTGTGTTTTACAGCTCCAGAGTCTAATTCCCTTTCGGCAAATTTCCCCCACTGACATCATTAAAGAGGATTATGGTTTAAATGGGGCAGAACTTCCTCAAGACCTTTTCACGTGAGTGGTTCTCTCATCTCAACATGACTTAGTAGGGTCTTATCGGTATGGTCAGTACCATATAAATCATATAGAATGTCACCCTTTGGTTGACTGATGCATCTAAACCATGATAATGTTTTAGAAATTGGTTTTTACCTCATCCTATATATTTGTGACCTAAAACGTATATGCAGATTTATTATCCACTTGGATTTATATTTCATGACTGATAATCCATTAGTGTTTCCTCATTTGTATTTGCTTGTATTCCAGAATCTCTGGTTATGTGTCCCAAGCTGATCATGGCGTGGGTCGAAGCGCCACTGACAGGCAGTTCTTTTTCATTAACAAAAGACCCTGTGACCCATCCAAGGTGCTCACGGTCTCTGCTGACCTTATTCCCTCAAATGAGGTACATTCTTCATCTACATGTAGTAACACATCTGTGGCCTGCGTGTGCTTGCAGGTTTCCAAGCTGGTAAATGAGGTCTATCACACATTCAACCGCCACCAATACCCATTTGTTGCTCTGAACATTTCAGTTGCTTCAGGTAGGAAAGAAAAGTGATAAACCTGAAGCTCATGGTTAACAGCAGTAATCGGACTACTCCGATGTGGTGTTATGTACCCAATattttaaattttaattttttttgttcatgCCATGTAGAGTGCGTGGATGTAAATGTGACCCCTGACAAGCGGCAGATATTCTTACAAGAGGAGAAGCTTTTGCTGGCTATTTTGAAGAGTTCACTTCTCACAATGTTCGAGACTGGCATCAATAAAATCACTCTTAATCACAAACTGCATCTCTCAGGCAGTATGTATGCCAGTTAACCACATCCCATTATGTTCATAATTGTTCTAATATAGCAGAGCTTTAAATTATTAATGTCTTGCTCCAACTGTTTCTCTGTCAGGATTGTGTCAACCCACTGATTCTGCTGATGATTCAGAAAGCCGCCCAACAGCTAGCTCATTTGAGGCGAGTACAGAAGAGGATGATGATTCAGAGACGTTGAGTCAAAGCCCAAAGACACCCATTAACTTGGCTGGACtgaaagcagcattctcaagcCAGCGGGCTCCTGGTATTGGCACAAAAACGTCTAACAGTAAAGCTGTATGTCATGATCCAGCTCAGAAAAAGATGCAGTCTTTTTTCCACCGCTCTGAAAGTTCTAATAGCACAAAGCACTTAAGTTTTCTTTCACGCATTTCTGAAAATGCAAATTCACCACCAAAATCATCTCTCCTGAATAAGTATAAACACAACCCAGTCATCGATACTGATTCAAGCCTCTCTGAGCATGGCTCCACCACAGGAACCCCACAGTCTCTCTGTGAAACCACTTCCAAATTCACCTCTGCAAACTGCCTTTCAGACAAGAGTAGCGTTACAAACGACCCTCACAATAAACCCATCAATAAGGTGCATGATGGTTTAGAACCTGTAGGCCAAGAGATGGAGGCCATTATTAGTCCTGAGAGGGTCTTCAGTCCTGAAGCGAAGAAGTGCAGATGGGAGAAGACGCAGGTGCTATGTGCCGGGGCTCAAGACGCTCCCTCAGGGTTGTTTGACAGATGCGTCAGTGTGCGGAAAAAGATGGTGTCTTTGCCGTTCTCAATGACACTGCTTGCCAGTAAGATGGAAATACTAAAGTCCCAGCGAAGAGAGCAGATGGACCAAGAGCCAAAATACAGACGCTTCAGGGCACAGATTAACCCTGGCGACAACCAGAGTGCGGAGAATGAGCTGAAGAAGGAGATAAGGTGGGGCATCCAGCCTGCTTCGTTAGTACTCCGAAATGGAGTGTTTGCTCAGGATCTAATGCATCCACAGTTTATagcctgtttttgttttttttttttgtttgtttttttagcaAAAACATGTTCAAACAGATGGAGATTATTGGCCAGTTCAACCTGGGTTTCATCATAACCAAGTTAAAGTCAGACCTTTTTATGATCGACCAGCACGCCACTGATGAGAAGTACAACTTTGAGATGCTGCAGCAACACACCACCCTAAATGGCCAGAGACTTATCGCGTAAGCCTGGCTGATCACACTCAACGAGCTGTTTAAAAAGCTGCATTTGCATTCCTTTGAACTACAGCTGCATATGTTCTTTGATCTCAGTCCGCAGAGTCTCAATCTTACTGCTGTGAGTGAAACTATACTTATTGAAAACATCGACATTTTCAAGAAAAATGGCTTCGAATTTCTTATTGATGAGGATGGTGGGtgcaaaacaataaaaaaatattcttaTATTATAACTTGTCCATCAGAAGAATGAAGTGTTAATGTCGTGTTTTACAGCACCAGTCATGGAGAGAGTGAAGCTGGTGTCTTTACCAACAAGTAAGAACTGGACCTTTGGCCCCAGTGACATTGAGGAGCTCATCTTCATGCTTAGCGACAGTCCTGGAGTCATGTGCAGACCGTCTCGCGTCAGGCAGATGTTTGCCTCTAGAGCGTGTCGCAAATCGGTGAGTGAAGCTTCTTTGAGACTATCCTGGCTAACTGCAGTGGCCTCTTTGATTTGAAGTTTATGTTGTGCGGTTGTTAAGACTTGCCTTTTTAAATTACAGGTAATGATTGGAACTGCTCTCAACATCAGTGAAATGAAAAAGCTTGTGGTCCATATGGGGGAGATCGAGCAGCCTTGGAACTGCCCTCATGGCAGACCCACCATGAGGCACCTCGCCAACCTAGATATCATTTCTCAAGACTGAGACACATCTGTGAATCTTCATTGCTGTAAATACAGATGCATCTGTATATCTCATTCAAGCTTTCATTCAAGATCCTAGAATATTTGTTTGCTTTAACAGGCAAACATTCATCATGTATCTAATTATGGCATTTATGGTCTCGACATTTCACTGTTGCCTGTATTATTTAATGTATACATGTGCTTTTTTATGAGAAAATAAAAGTTCTTCTAGACCTTTTTACAAATTATTTCAATAGAAAAACTTCGAAGGtgtatttttatgttttaaaggttgcaaataaaatgtttacCCTAGAAATAAACACGTGCTCAGTGTGACCCATCTAACTTGCCGTACATTATACCT
The genomic region above belongs to Brachyhypopomus gauderio isolate BG-103 chromosome 3, BGAUD_0.2, whole genome shotgun sequence and contains:
- the pms2 gene encoding mismatch repair endonuclease PMS2 is translated as MTDARAEPARAIKAIDKHSVHQICSGQVVLSLATAVKELVENSIDAGATNVDIRLKDNGVDLVEVSDNGRGVEEDNFEGLTLKHHTSKLRDFSDLIHVETFGFRGEALSSLCALSDLSVVTCHESSHVGTRLVFDHSGRLIQRVPHPRQQGTTVTLQNLFSTLPVRHKEFQRNIKKEYSKMIHVLQSYCIISTGVRITCTNQIGQGKRSTVLCTGGSPSVRDNIGALFGPKQLQSLIPFRQISPTDIIKEDYGLNGAELPQDLFTISGYVSQADHGVGRSATDRQFFFINKRPCDPSKVSKLVNEVYHTFNRHQYPFVALNISVASECVDVNVTPDKRQIFLQEEKLLLAILKSSLLTMFETGINKITLNHKLHLSGRLCQPTDSADDSESRPTASSFEASTEEDDDSETLSQSPKTPINLAGLKAAFSSQRAPGIGTKTSNSKAVCHDPAQKKMQSFFHRSESSNSTKHLSFLSRISENANSPPKSSLLNKYKHNPVIDTDSSLSEHGSTTGTPQSLCETTSKFTSANCLSDKSSVTNDPHNKPINKVHDGLEPVGQEMEAIISPERVFSPEAKKCRWEKTQVLCAGAQDAPSGLFDRCVSVRKKMVSLPFSMTLLASKMEILKSQRREQMDQEPKYRRFRAQINPGDNQSAENELKKEISKNMFKQMEIIGQFNLGFIITKLKSDLFMIDQHATDEKYNFEMLQQHTTLNGQRLIAPQSLNLTAVSETILIENIDIFKKNGFEFLIDEDAPVMERVKLVSLPTSKNWTFGPSDIEELIFMLSDSPGVMCRPSRVRQMFASRACRKSVMIGTALNISEMKKLVVHMGEIEQPWNCPHGRPTMRHLANLDIISQD